Proteins encoded in a region of the Candidatus Nitrospira nitrificans genome:
- a CDS encoding ethylbenzene dehydrogenase-related protein produces the protein MKPATQLMKQVLRGGTAVIAAMIIGGVPFSVAQESVAVRATLVTGGLPLDDPNAAAWSSAVPATFPMSPQVHWPNRIQEVTVKDVSVRALHDGKQVVFLLEYSDPSQDPDDAAAFEFMVGDKKAHFAHGQPMLQVEGGPVNIWFWKNKSDKATDMTAKGFGTLKPQTHQDVKAKGTYSNGAWKVVFSRNLSTDHPDEDVQITPGEFISIAFAVWDGRKDAVGELVEKGSQKAVSSWWYFRADAPPDYSGYMYAAIAAALALGFQFVLIRKLKKGQ, from the coding sequence ATGAAACCGGCGACTCAGTTGATGAAGCAGGTTCTGCGGGGTGGAACGGCTGTGATCGCGGCCATGATCATTGGGGGTGTGCCGTTCAGCGTTGCGCAGGAGAGCGTGGCCGTTCGGGCGACACTTGTGACGGGTGGCCTGCCCCTTGACGATCCGAACGCTGCGGCTTGGAGCAGTGCGGTGCCTGCGACATTTCCGATGTCGCCGCAAGTGCATTGGCCGAACCGCATTCAGGAAGTCACCGTCAAGGACGTCTCGGTGCGCGCGTTGCACGACGGCAAACAAGTGGTTTTTCTTCTTGAGTATAGCGACCCCAGCCAGGATCCTGACGACGCCGCGGCGTTCGAGTTCATGGTAGGCGACAAAAAGGCCCACTTTGCCCATGGTCAGCCGATGCTCCAGGTGGAAGGCGGGCCGGTCAATATTTGGTTTTGGAAAAATAAGTCCGACAAGGCCACCGATATGACTGCCAAAGGCTTCGGCACCTTGAAGCCGCAAACGCATCAAGATGTGAAAGCGAAGGGGACGTACTCGAACGGAGCGTGGAAAGTGGTCTTTTCCAGAAATCTGTCGACCGACCATCCCGACGAGGATGTCCAAATTACGCCGGGCGAATTTATCAGCATCGCGTTTGCCGTATGGGATGGACGAAAAGATGCCGTCGGTGAGCTGGTTGAAAAGGGGTCTCAAAAAGCCGTCTCGTCCTGGTGGTATTTCAGAGCCGATGCCCCGCCGGACTACTCCGGCTATATGTACGCGGCCATCGCCGCTGCATTAGCCTTGGGATTTCAGTTTGTCCTGATCCGAAAACTCAAGAAAGGGCAGTGA
- a CDS encoding c-type cytochrome: MKAPRLGLIGLAVGVIGGVALIAGGCASEQEKRGHELYTHYCSDCHGESGKQNEGFNWSSMPDPKPKDLSNKGEMSTFKDEELFATISRDMLDTSEEGGDTIGDDDFAVPTMPTFKYTLSEDEIWAIVGHVRTLHGMKMEFNVAARKTSLEEGLKTAQAKFEQAKQAYEAAEKKASDEAERKSEQLKKDVDVDESVYAAEQAAMGQAKKEMDAAQVALNNFSTRPGKGLSISRPDLTTKPADVAKLVDRGKRLYENKYGCNGCHNVGGEGGKIGPVLDRAGFRLNATWVYRWLKNPQAMDAHTRMPALGLSDADAKAVTMYVATLRAPKAEPVAEKPVEKP, from the coding sequence ATGAAGGCGCCAAGGCTGGGTCTCATAGGATTGGCGGTGGGTGTGATCGGAGGCGTGGCTTTGATCGCCGGTGGCTGCGCGAGCGAACAGGAAAAGCGAGGCCATGAACTCTATACCCATTATTGCAGCGATTGCCATGGCGAGAGCGGCAAGCAAAACGAAGGATTCAATTGGTCGTCCATGCCGGATCCAAAGCCGAAGGATCTCTCCAATAAGGGAGAAATGAGTACCTTCAAGGATGAGGAGCTCTTCGCGACCATCTCGCGGGACATGCTGGATACCAGCGAGGAAGGCGGCGATACGATCGGCGACGACGACTTTGCCGTGCCCACGATGCCGACATTCAAATATACGCTCTCTGAGGATGAAATTTGGGCGATCGTCGGGCATGTGCGTACGTTGCATGGCATGAAGATGGAGTTTAACGTCGCGGCGCGCAAGACCTCGCTTGAAGAAGGGTTGAAGACCGCGCAAGCCAAGTTTGAACAGGCCAAACAAGCCTATGAGGCGGCGGAGAAGAAAGCCAGCGACGAAGCGGAGCGGAAGAGTGAGCAGTTGAAGAAAGATGTCGATGTGGATGAGTCCGTCTATGCGGCTGAACAAGCGGCGATGGGGCAAGCCAAAAAAGAGATGGATGCCGCTCAGGTCGCCCTCAACAATTTTTCCACGAGACCGGGAAAGGGACTCAGTATATCTAGGCCGGATCTGACGACCAAGCCCGCAGACGTTGCAAAATTGGTCGATCGCGGCAAACGACTCTACGAAAATAAGTATGGCTGCAACGGTTGCCACAATGTCGGCGGTGAAGGCGGCAAGATCGGTCCTGTGTTGGATCGGGCTGGCTTTCGATTGAATGCCACGTGGGTGTATCGTTGGCTCAAGAATCCACAGGCGATGGATGCGCACACGCGGATGCCGGCCTTGGGTTTGAGTGATGCGGATGCCAAAGCCGTGACCATGTATGTGGCCACCTTGCGTGCACCGAAGGCGGAGCCCGTAGCCGAGAAGCCGGTCGAAAAACCTTAG
- the ubiA gene encoding 4-hydroxybenzoate octaprenyltransferase: MSGPAASSSASSGIFWSALARLIRLPNQTGTYLLLLPTLWSLVLAARGIPPPRLLIIFIGGSFLMRSAGVIMNDLADQTFDRQVARTKTRPLASGELSRRDALILLSVLLVMAASLLLFLLPIVTWLAPVAVFLAALYPYSKRWIHIPQAMLGLAFGWGTIMAWAAVQGQLDTPAWCLFGATAAWAVAYDTIYAIQDQEDDRRVGVKSAALYFGSSVHQGVGLAFGIMLACLTAAGWFAQLGWPYYIALLGVTVFFFLQIRRLRKPITPTHAFAMFQQHVWVGVAIVVGLLAGTG, translated from the coding sequence ATGTCAGGTCCGGCCGCGTCATCATCCGCCTCCTCGGGTATTTTTTGGTCTGCGCTTGCCCGATTGATCCGGCTGCCGAACCAAACCGGCACCTATCTCTTACTCCTACCCACGCTATGGAGTCTCGTGCTCGCCGCCCGAGGAATTCCGCCGCCCCGCCTCTTAATTATTTTCATCGGCGGATCGTTCCTCATGCGAAGCGCCGGCGTCATCATGAACGATTTGGCCGATCAAACGTTCGACCGACAAGTCGCCCGGACCAAGACGCGGCCGTTGGCCTCCGGCGAATTATCGCGACGCGACGCGCTGATACTGCTCAGTGTACTGCTTGTTATGGCGGCAAGCCTCCTGCTCTTCCTTCTGCCGATCGTGACCTGGCTCGCCCCGGTCGCGGTCTTTCTTGCCGCCCTCTACCCATACTCCAAACGATGGATCCATATCCCGCAAGCCATGCTTGGCCTCGCGTTCGGCTGGGGAACGATCATGGCCTGGGCTGCGGTGCAAGGGCAATTGGACACCCCGGCGTGGTGTCTCTTTGGAGCAACCGCGGCCTGGGCCGTAGCCTATGACACGATCTACGCGATCCAGGACCAGGAGGATGATCGGCGCGTTGGGGTCAAGTCCGCCGCCCTGTACTTCGGGTCTTCAGTTCACCAAGGCGTGGGCTTGGCGTTCGGTATCATGCTGGCGTGCTTGACCGCTGCAGGGTGGTTTGCTCAGCTAGGGTGGCCATATTACATAGCGCTTTTGGGCGTGACGGTATTTTTCTTTCTCCAGATCAGGCGGCTCCGAAAGCCAATAACCCCTACCCACGCCTTTGCCATGTTCCAACAACACGTATGGGTCGGTGTGGCGATTGTCGTCGGACTTCTCGCGGGAACGGGCTAA
- a CDS encoding ArsR/SmtB family transcription factor: MTKLILTGGQCADVMRALGDETRLRIMESLLKEEKCVSELVVEMGKQQPHVSHHLRILRDAGLVEGVREGQRVCYRVSPSIQRHHRESRQPTLELGCCRISFSHGVLASRIQTKAILLGTRNS; the protein is encoded by the coding sequence ATGACAAAACTGATCCTCACGGGAGGGCAATGTGCGGACGTCATGCGGGCGTTGGGGGATGAGACTCGCCTGAGGATTATGGAATCGCTTCTCAAAGAGGAAAAATGCGTGAGCGAGTTGGTCGTGGAGATGGGCAAGCAGCAGCCACATGTGTCGCATCATTTGCGTATCTTGCGTGATGCGGGGTTGGTCGAAGGGGTTCGCGAAGGACAGCGTGTCTGCTATCGGGTGTCTCCGTCTATCCAGCGCCATCACAGAGAAAGCAGGCAACCGACCCTTGAGCTGGGCTGTTGCCGTATCAGCTTTTCGCACGGGGTTCTCGCCTCTCGGATCCAAACCAAAGCGATTCTACTTGGCACAAGGAATTCATGA
- a CDS encoding phosphate ABC transporter substrate-binding protein produces MVILLSVNVLVGGQAIATDQLTGKLVVTGASTLAPLIAEIGKRFENLHPRVRIDVQSGGSSRGVADARQGLADIGMVSRAMKDEEKDLYAFPVARDGVGIILHNGNPVQVLADEQVVAIYRGKITNWKDVGGKDASITVVNKAEGRSTLEVFLHYFKLKNTDVKAQVVIGDNEQGIKTVAGNRHAIGYVSIGTAEHDESQSVPIKLLPIGGIPASTENVRNGTFPVSRTLHIITRTPPTGLAKAFIDYTRSKAVHDIIQQQYFVPLVD; encoded by the coding sequence ATGGTCATCCTGCTGAGTGTGAATGTACTGGTCGGAGGCCAAGCTATTGCTACCGACCAACTGACCGGGAAGCTTGTCGTGACCGGCGCGAGCACCCTAGCCCCGCTGATTGCTGAAATCGGCAAACGATTCGAGAATCTTCACCCCAGAGTGCGCATTGACGTACAAAGCGGAGGCTCGTCGCGTGGCGTTGCCGACGCGCGTCAAGGGCTCGCCGATATCGGCATGGTCTCCCGCGCGATGAAAGATGAAGAAAAGGATCTGTACGCGTTTCCCGTCGCCCGCGACGGCGTGGGGATCATTCTCCATAACGGCAATCCCGTTCAGGTGCTCGCTGATGAGCAGGTGGTCGCGATCTACAGGGGTAAGATCACCAATTGGAAGGATGTCGGCGGGAAAGACGCTTCCATTACCGTCGTGAATAAAGCCGAGGGGCGGTCTACGCTGGAAGTGTTCTTGCACTACTTCAAGCTGAAAAATACGGACGTCAAAGCGCAGGTGGTCATCGGTGACAATGAGCAGGGCATCAAGACCGTCGCGGGGAATCGTCATGCAATCGGATACGTTTCCATCGGGACCGCTGAACATGACGAATCACAAAGTGTGCCGATTAAACTCCTTCCGATCGGAGGAATCCCTGCCTCCACTGAGAATGTTCGGAATGGAACCTTTCCCGTTTCCCGCACATTGCACATTATAACCCGCACTCCACCGACCGGATTGGCCAAAGCCTTTATCGATTACACCCGATCCAAAGCCGTGCATGACATCATCCAACAGCAATACTTTGTGCCGCTGGTCGACTGA
- the pstC gene encoding phosphate ABC transporter permease subunit PstC has product MTSSNSNTLCRWSTDDLLCWLLRGLAAIAGTIVMLIVVFLIVEGLPVLYHVGLLRFFTDPSWHPAEGFYNLTPMLWGTLFAMTGSVLIATPLGILSAVFCHYYAPIGLARLYRGLIELLAGIPSVVYGFWGLVVLVPLIGEMQPPGPSLLAGILILAIMILPTIALMADASLANVPQQYLRGAAALGLPRWATIRGVVLPAARSGLFTGVILETGRAIGETMAILMVCGNVVQTPSSVFDPIRTLTANIALEMAYALGDHRAALFVSGLVLMAMIVALAASAEWVSRGRIYG; this is encoded by the coding sequence ATGACATCATCCAACAGCAATACTTTGTGCCGCTGGTCGACTGACGATCTTCTGTGCTGGCTCTTGCGCGGCCTCGCGGCCATCGCCGGCACAATCGTCATGCTCATCGTAGTCTTCCTGATCGTGGAAGGCCTTCCTGTCCTTTACCACGTCGGGTTACTTCGATTCTTCACCGATCCTTCGTGGCACCCAGCCGAGGGATTTTACAACCTCACCCCGATGTTGTGGGGGACGCTGTTCGCCATGACCGGTTCCGTATTGATCGCCACGCCGTTGGGTATTCTCTCCGCCGTATTTTGCCATTACTATGCGCCGATCGGTCTGGCGCGACTCTATCGGGGCCTGATTGAGCTGCTTGCCGGTATACCTTCCGTGGTCTATGGATTCTGGGGGCTCGTGGTGCTGGTCCCGTTGATCGGAGAAATGCAACCGCCCGGGCCCAGTCTCTTAGCCGGCATCCTGATCCTCGCGATCATGATCCTTCCCACCATCGCCTTGATGGCCGATGCCAGTCTTGCCAATGTGCCTCAACAATACCTACGCGGGGCTGCAGCATTGGGGCTTCCGCGATGGGCGACAATTCGAGGCGTTGTATTGCCGGCGGCAAGATCGGGATTGTTCACCGGAGTCATCCTTGAAACCGGGAGAGCCATCGGCGAGACGATGGCGATTTTGATGGTCTGTGGGAACGTGGTCCAAACGCCTTCCAGCGTTTTCGATCCGATCCGGACGCTGACCGCCAACATCGCCCTGGAAATGGCCTATGCCCTCGGCGACCATCGTGCCGCGTTATTCGTCAGCGGCCTCGTGTTGATGGCCATGATCGTGGCTCTTGCGGCCTCGGCGGAATGGGTCAGTCGCGGGAGGATCTATGGCTGA
- the pstA gene encoding phosphate ABC transporter permease PstA — protein sequence MAEVLSRSRNPREWLASACVWGAAAFVTAAFCWLLGDIVWHGLSHVSWMFLTAPPENAGRRGGIGPILVSTSLILAVCLAVSLPIGIGTAVLLAEYTSGQNLFGRMTRRSLDVLAGVPSIVFGLFGNAFFCKTLGLGFSILSGGLTLACMVLPILIRSTEEGFRAVPAGYRLSAAALGLSRATTLLHLLLPAAAPGLLVGLVLGVGRAIAETAALIFTSGYVDRMPESLLDSGRALSIHIFDLSMNVSGGDANAYASALVLVVLLLAINGTASWLTTYGLHRKVVTV from the coding sequence ATGGCTGAGGTCCTGAGCCGATCACGGAATCCCCGTGAATGGCTTGCATCGGCCTGCGTGTGGGGAGCCGCAGCGTTCGTGACCGCCGCATTCTGCTGGCTGTTGGGGGACATCGTGTGGCATGGACTGAGTCATGTCTCCTGGATGTTTCTGACCGCCCCTCCGGAGAATGCAGGACGCCGAGGCGGGATCGGCCCTATTCTGGTCTCAACATCCTTGATTTTGGCTGTTTGTCTCGCCGTATCCCTCCCGATCGGGATCGGCACCGCCGTTCTCCTCGCCGAATATACATCGGGCCAAAACCTGTTCGGACGGATGACTCGCCGCAGCCTTGATGTCTTGGCCGGTGTGCCGTCCATTGTCTTCGGCCTGTTCGGCAACGCGTTCTTTTGCAAAACGCTGGGGCTCGGCTTTTCGATCCTCTCCGGCGGGCTGACTCTGGCCTGCATGGTGCTGCCGATCCTGATCCGATCAACGGAAGAAGGGTTTCGCGCCGTGCCGGCCGGTTACCGGCTGTCCGCCGCAGCATTGGGACTGTCGCGCGCCACGACCCTTCTTCATCTATTGCTGCCGGCAGCGGCGCCAGGCCTTTTGGTGGGTCTGGTCCTGGGAGTCGGCCGCGCGATTGCCGAGACAGCTGCGCTCATTTTCACCAGCGGCTATGTAGATCGGATGCCGGAGTCGCTGCTCGATTCCGGTCGCGCATTGTCTATCCACATCTTCGACCTCTCCATGAATGTGTCCGGAGGAGACGCGAATGCCTATGCCTCAGCGCTGGTCTTGGTCGTCTTGTTGCTCGCCATCAACGGTACCGCCTCCTGGCTGACAACATACGGGCTCCACCGAAAGGTCGTGACGGTATGA